One stretch of Leadbetterella byssophila DSM 17132 DNA includes these proteins:
- a CDS encoding RagB/SusD family nutrient uptake outer membrane protein — MKKIIRILSIGVLMASCTDLTENTYDVIPTEKFGSTPAQQAALIGPLYNRVGNYWPTLFWVYPSTDEMMIPTRGGDWGDGGQHVRMYTHTWDAIQDNGRFNGIWTWCYDAITAINLQLASVNEPSTVAELRALRAFFHYIALDHFGNVIIADGVSSGNPPQSTSKQVYDFIEKELLEIYPNLSETVGGAYYTRFNKFVVDMLLAKLYLNAETYTGTPQWAKVVDYTTRIIGSGKFSLPSDFFSTFSVNNQDSPEIILATAFDKTKRTGFNIQMPVLHYRQQLEFNIGNSPWNGPCAVPEFYYSFSDDDIRKNMWMVGQRYAADGTPLYDDDIPLILNPEVPALVMPGGADTRVRGARCAKYEIQKNNPLSSQDNDFVVYRLGDAILMRAEANLRLGNTAAALTDVNVIRERAGVAPYTAAQLTLNELLAERGREMAWELHKRQDLIRFGKFNDPWRFKPASPAHTKLFPIPNDQLKLNPNLKQNPGYN; from the coding sequence ATGAAAAAGATAATAAGAATATTGAGTATAGGTGTGCTAATGGCTTCCTGTACAGATTTGACAGAAAATACCTATGATGTAATTCCAACAGAAAAGTTCGGTAGTACACCTGCCCAGCAGGCAGCCCTGATTGGGCCACTGTATAACCGTGTGGGGAATTACTGGCCTACTTTATTCTGGGTATATCCTAGTACAGATGAGATGATGATTCCTACGCGTGGTGGCGACTGGGGCGACGGTGGACAGCACGTGAGAATGTATACGCATACCTGGGATGCCATCCAAGATAATGGCAGATTTAACGGTATCTGGACCTGGTGTTACGATGCCATTACCGCCATTAATCTACAATTAGCTTCTGTAAATGAGCCTAGTACTGTAGCGGAGTTAAGAGCTTTGAGAGCTTTCTTCCATTACATTGCTTTGGATCACTTCGGAAACGTGATCATAGCTGATGGGGTCTCTTCAGGTAATCCACCACAGAGTACCAGCAAGCAGGTGTATGATTTCATTGAGAAAGAATTATTAGAGATTTATCCAAATCTTAGTGAAACCGTAGGGGGAGCGTATTATACCCGCTTTAACAAGTTTGTGGTAGATATGCTTTTAGCAAAACTATACCTAAATGCTGAGACCTATACCGGTACTCCTCAATGGGCAAAAGTAGTAGATTACACTACCAGGATTATTGGTTCAGGTAAGTTCTCTCTCCCTTCTGATTTCTTCAGTACTTTCTCTGTGAACAATCAGGATTCTCCGGAAATCATCCTGGCTACTGCTTTTGATAAGACGAAGCGTACCGGATTTAATATCCAAATGCCGGTACTTCATTATAGGCAGCAGTTGGAATTTAACATAGGAAACAGTCCATGGAACGGTCCATGTGCGGTGCCGGAGTTCTATTACTCTTTCTCTGATGATGATATTAGGAAGAACATGTGGATGGTAGGACAGCGTTACGCAGCTGATGGAACGCCTTTGTATGATGATGATATCCCTTTGATCTTGAATCCTGAAGTACCTGCACTTGTGATGCCGGGAGGTGCGGATACTCGTGTGAGAGGTGCCAGATGTGCAAAATATGAGATCCAAAAGAATAACCCTTTGAGCAGTCAGGATAATGACTTTGTGGTATACAGACTTGGGGATGCCATTTTGATGCGTGCAGAAGCTAATTTAAGACTAGGAAATACCGCTGCGGCATTGACTGACGTGAATGTGATCAGGGAAAGAGCGGGAGTGGCTCCGTATACAGCAGCCCAATTAACCCTTAACGAACTGTTAGCTGAGAGAGGCCGGGAAATGGCTTGGGAACTACATAAGCGCCAAGACTTGATCCGGTTTGGGAAGTTTAATGATCCGTGGAGATTTAAACCTGCTTCTCCGGCACATACTAAGTTATTCCCTATACCGAATGACCAACTAAAGCTAAATCCAAATTTGAAGCAAAATCCTGGTTATAATTAA